The following proteins are encoded in a genomic region of Trueperaceae bacterium:
- a CDS encoding 2-phosphosulfolactate phosphatase: MRIRVDLLPSPPYEGTVVLVDVLRSCTLAPILFDNGLSRLTITSSAKLARMNHSEHLLIGEREGFPLEGFNYGCSPSELSQIDLKGQRAIMVSENAPRALETMGRPKRVLLASLYNVTAVAKRILDLASTSTTLICSGFNGAEDLDDALTAGFLAARLKSLTPETSLEGAGNFCVSLLRAFPDPLEALWQSIAGHSLRRLRRDEDLAFASLIDQSTKVPIMQHASGINRLYEFEI; the protein is encoded by the coding sequence ATGCGCATACGCGTTGACCTGCTTCCCTCACCACCCTACGAAGGCACTGTTGTGCTAGTCGATGTCCTTCGTTCATGCACGTTAGCGCCAATACTATTCGACAACGGTCTGAGCCGCTTAACCATAACTTCAAGCGCGAAATTAGCCAGAATGAACCACAGCGAACATCTACTTATCGGTGAACGAGAAGGATTCCCTCTCGAAGGTTTTAATTACGGTTGCTCCCCAAGCGAATTAAGCCAGATTGATTTGAAAGGTCAACGAGCCATCATGGTCTCAGAAAATGCTCCGCGGGCTCTGGAAACAATGGGAAGGCCAAAAAGAGTATTACTGGCCTCTTTGTACAATGTAACTGCTGTAGCTAAAAGGATTCTCGATTTAGCTAGCACCTCGACTACCCTAATTTGCTCTGGTTTCAACGGCGCTGAAGACTTAGACGATGCACTAACAGCAGGTTTCCTAGCAGCACGCTTGAAATCATTGACACCAGAAACCAGCCTCGAAGGCGCTGGGAACTTCTGCGTAAGCCTCCTTAGGGCATTTCCTGACCCACTAGAAGCGCTATGGCAATCAATTGCAGGTCACTCTCTCCGCCGCTTACGTAGGGACGAAGACCTCGCATTCGCTAGTCTAATTGACCAAAGCACAAAGGTGCCCATAATGCAGCACGCTTCGGGAATTAACCGATTATATGAATTCGAAATCTAA